Within Triticum dicoccoides isolate Atlit2015 ecotype Zavitan chromosome 1B, WEW_v2.0, whole genome shotgun sequence, the genomic segment tataaagtctgaCGTATGCCTTTTCTTTAAAAAGAAGAGGAGTTCTGTCCTTACTCTTTTAGCTCTTGGCTTCTCTTGATCTTAGATCTTCACGAAGCTCTAACTGAATGCTTGTTAGTGTTGGGTTCCTTTTAGTTTGCCTCGAAACTTCTAATGATTACtattaatgaaatcggagggaacctTTCTATACTAAATAAATACGACTTGGGCCCTGTGACTTCGTGTATAAGGGCAGACACATGAGAGAGAATTTGTGGCATGCAAGTGCGAGGGCACCGAGCCCCTCGCACGTTCCTTTTTTTTCTAGCTTCCATTTTTTAATATTTCATaaattttgaaccaaaagatcaaatTGAGTTATGTTTTCATATTCATGTTTCTCGTGACGAGGGCTTCAAATAAAATCCATTTAGAATACATATTGACGGGTTTTGAAACTTAGTACGAGCGACCGGCAAAACACAACTTTAGTACATGTGACCGACAAAAAACACTTAAAGTTCTACTCTGAAACTTGACACGAGTGACTGGAAAAATCCTAAATTTCAAATGCAAAACTGTAAGTTTTAAAGAGTAAAAATTACTATACCCTCTTACGGGATCCAGCTACTTTGCGGATCCTAGGGTGGGAGGTGTGTGCCATTTCCGCATAGACAGGTACGATTACTAACCCTCACTTGTAGTAATCACGACCTGTTAATACGCTCATTCATAttagaggaggggggggggggtgtttgtGGCATGCAAGTGGGAGGGCACTGAGCCCCTCGCGTGTGCTTTTTCTTTGGGCTTTTGATTTTTAATCTTTCATAAACTTTGAACGGAAAGTCTAAATTAAATTATGTTTTCATATTCATGTTTCTCGTGATGAGGGCTTTAAATAAGATCCATTTAAAATATGCTTTGACGAGTTTTGAAACTTAGTATGAGTGATCGACAAAGACACAATTTTAGTACCTGCGACAGACAAAAAACACTTAAGATTTTCTACTCTAAAACTTGACACGAACGACTGAGAAAATCATAAGTTTGAAATGCAAAATTGGAAGTTTTGAACTGTAAAAATTAAAACTTACTGTAACCTCTTGCGGGATCCAACTACTTTGCGGATCGCAGGGGTGGGCAGGTGTGTGCCCTGTGAATTTCCGCATAGACAGGCACGATTACTAACCCTCACTACTCACTAGTAGTAGTCACGACCTGTTAATACACTCATTCATATTAGCACAACTgaacttttttttagaaaaagcACGACTGAACTACCGGCAACAGACCAAGAGGCCCATCCACAAAAGCAGGTGATCAACTCATTAGACAGCTCTGCTAAGAAGGTCAATAAGCAGAGGAGAACGAGAGAGGGGAAAAAAATGCCCATACCGCTCATTCCTCTGAATCGAAAGAATTGATCAACAGCTCAACATGTTGATAACGAAATTATTGGCGCCAACGACTGATCATCTGAGCCGGCTGCCGAACACACGATGACATTCAGCTGTCCTGGTGCTGGCCAAAACAGGGGCAAGTGCTCTGCCGGCGAACACCAGTACATGCCACACCACTTGTATGTGTGCATGATCAGGCAAAGTTGGCAGGCACGCATGCTGTCCACGCAAGCCTGCATCTGACACCGTATGTCCACCTAACTAGCCACTTGGCCAGCGTTGCTTGCTGCCGGGTTGTTGCCTCGATGGATTCATGTTCTCACAGCCACGGTCAGGTTACCTCGCTGGGAATCACCCTGAGACAGTTACCACCACTTACGACCAAGACACTTGCGGGGTTTTTTCAGAGAAAGGGGAAATGTGTTGATTGTATGGTTTTTGAGGTGCATTCTAAGTTGAGCATAGAAGAGATACGAGTTAGTGGAGCACAACTTGACATTAGGCAGTGACGGCAGGAGAGGAGATAGAGGGAATATGTGGCATATGTGAGCTGTGCATGATGCTCTTTTATTTCGCATAGCTGTGTATGATGCTGGCAACTGTTGGTAGTTACTACCTCTGTCTCATAATGTGACGTTTTTGCAgtttaatttaaacttcaaaaacgtcttatattatgggacagaagaAGTAGATCAGATGGTGGTTCACGGCGGTAGTTATGTGGCGTGTTGTAACGATTTACGTTTCATTTTCCCCATTGAACTGGACTATGGTCTCTGTTGAAAAAGAAAACTTGACCTCTCTGCATGTCCCATGTACTTAAAAGAGCTGAATtataattctctcaacatgcagctATGTCAACTCATCATGTCACCATGGATGAAAAATACCTATCATAATATGCACTTCTCTCACCATAGAACTGTGCCAACTGCACCAATGCCACCATGCATGTAAAAAGACACTTTAACATGCATTGTGCATGTTACTCGTAATCAATAAGTATTCTACAACTATATAATTGTAAAATACAATAAATTATATGTGTTTTAGTTTCAATTCTCATTGTTAATTTAAACACCAATGTTTCATACAACTAATCTCATTGAAATAACTGCAACCAATTTGTGCTGCAATGGGCGAGGTATCATCACTACTTATATATAACATGCGAATACGCCAAAAAAAAACAGGATAATATATAACTAGTATCCTGTTTTTTTTAGTGTAACACTAAGGGCGAGGTAACATCAAGTTTCTATTTGAGTGTGTTTGTAAGGGCATGTGATACTTAATATACGACCTTCGCAACAACAAAAGAACCTTTCGAAAACCCCTTTTTGAGTTAAAGAGGCTCTTATAGCCTTACAAATGACCCACCATTGTTTTGGGAATAGGTCATCCTACCCAAATTCCATCGTCTACTTGGCAAATTGGCAAAATAATGTCAGTACATTAAAAAACCTTGGTCAACAAGTCAGCGGAGAGGATAAGCTAGAAGGAAATGTCAAGAGAAAAAAAACATTAAGTACATTAAGTAGAGGGATGAGGGAGCTAGTCCGCCATTTACCATTAAAAACCTGCCTCCCTGACATGTTTAAATTTAGGAGTATAAGCTAAGAGATCATAAATTTCCACCGGCACCTGTTATGATCATTTGGGCCAACACTAAATTTTTTTCCTGCTAAAAGTTTATTTTGATTTTTGTCGAAATATttttaataataataaataaataaaaccttGTCACGGTCGCACCGAAACTCTTATCTCCTTTTCCCCGTACCTTTCTTGCATCTTCCTCCTCGAGTCCCTCCTGACCTCTGCCAATCCAACCCAGCACGGCCTCTGCATCGCCTGCCCGCCGTGCCGTAGCAGCCTAGCATCCCCGCCGACGCTTTCAACNNNNNNNNNNNNNNNNNNNNNNNNNNNNNNNNNNNNNNNNNNNNNNNNNNNNNNNNNNNNNNNNNNNNNNNNNNNNNNNNNNNNNNNNNNNNNNNNNNNNNNNNNNNNNNNNNNNNNNNNNNNNNNNNNNNNNNNNNNNNNNNNNNNNNNNNNNNNNNNNNNNNNNNNNNNNNNNNNNNNNNNNNNNNNNNNNNNNNNNNNNNNNNNNNNNNNNNNNNNNNNNNNNNNNNNNNNNNNNNNNNNNNNNNNNNNNNNNNNNNNNNNNNNNNNNNNNNNNNNNNNNNNNNNNNNNNNNNNNNNNNNNNNNNNNNNNNNNNNNNNNNNNNNNNNNNNNNNNNNNNNNNNNNNNNNNNNNNNNNNNNNNNNNNNNNNNNNNNNNNNNNNNNNNNNNNNNNNNNNNNNNNNNNNNNNNNNNNNNNNNNNNNNNNNNNNNNNNNNNNNNNNNNNNNNNNNNNNNNNNNNNNNNNNNNNNNNNNNNNNNNNNNNNNNNNNNNNNNNNNNNNNNNNNNNNNNNNNNNNNNNNNNNNNNNNNNNNNNNNNNNNNNNNNNNNNNNNNNNNNNNNNNNNNNNNNNNNNNNNNNNNNNNNNNNNNNNNNNNNNNNNNNNNNNNNNNNNNNNNNNNNNNNNNNNNNNNNNNNNNNNNNNNNNNNNNNNNNNNNNACCCACCCCACCCCAAGGCCTCTCACGcgcgtcgccgccatcgccgtccccgATCTCCGCGTCGCGAGATCACGTCCCTGCTGTCTCCACCCCGTCCGCAGTCTTCGGTCATTGGGGTTTGAGGTATGAGCTTGGTTTCATCCAGTGATTAGTGTTAAGCCCCGCTGGCCTCCAGAATTTCTGGGTGCGCCGGTGCACACCCGGCAGATCCGCCCCTGCTCTTACGATTGGTTTGGAGACCTGTCCATGTCTTGCAGCTATGATTCTGCCCGTAGAAAAGGAGCCCTATTTAGACTAATCAAAGTCGCTCTTTTGCCGTGTCTTTATAGCTATATAATTGAAGCAAATGAGTACAGTACCTTTTGTTTCTTTAGGTTGTTGATTACTTTTAGATTTGGACCTTTAGTTCCATATCATCCTCGTATCCGTGCAAAAATATGTCACTTCATAATGTTCGTAGCTTCAACTTAATGAGAATTAGGGAGATGGTTATAGAGGTGCTTCCCATATCAATGCAGCTTATGCTTTATAAATCATCTGTTTGTTGTAGACTTGTAGATCATCTTTTTGAACTAGTATGATAGCGTCATGTTTATGTTTCAAAAGCCTACCCGTCTGCCCAAAGAATGAAGAATTCGGTTTGCATTTACCTGTTATGTGTTTCATCTTGGAATATACAGCTCAATAGTTGCTTATGACGTTTCCTTTGCAATAATACTGAAGTCTTTGGTCTTTTTTTCTCTCTGAGAAAGTCCTGATTGTTTGTGTTCATGGGCATATCCATTGGCATTCTGGTAGCTGGTTTGAATTATTCTGCACCCTAACATTGTATGTTGGATCAGTAAAATATCTAGATGATAGTACTGCAGCCCTGCCATTGCATACATGCAGATTAGATGTGTtagttccttttttattttttgcctcCCATGTTTTTTGTGCTAGATTTGCTCTTAGAAATATGTGAGCCCTGAACATGGTTCTTTTTGGTTTTCTGTTACGGGCCAACTCTTTTCCCATGAATGATTAGATGCAACAGGGACTTATACTACTCGCCATAATCCATGGTGTAGCATGATACCTGTTatgtgatactccctccattccaaaatattgtgcacccgcgcttcccgaggtccaactttgaccataagtttaaccaacgagaccaactgcggcgggagaaaaaattatataattgaaaacttcttttgaatacgaattcactggtataacttttgctcccgccgcagttggtcttgttggttaaatttatggtcaaagttgaagcacaggaatagaggaagcactatattttggaatggagggagtaacatgTTAGCCTTTTTCTTTTAGTATAAATTAAGCTTGTAACTCACGTTGTATGTTTGATTCCTCATTAGTTAGTACTGAAGCAAAATATAGTGTTGTTATAAGTGGTCCTTTTCTATGTAGCGAGATTATGACTGTTTAAAATGCCTGGAAATTTTGTTGGGGTTGATTGTTTCTTACTTTCTTGGTGCCGCGTTAATAGAGATATTTCTACTTTCTAATGAAACTGTGAGTGTTACTTTGTAGCACTAGTCACTCAAGGTATTGACCACGATGTGAGTTGAAACAGATAATGATTTCTTATTTCACATTTTCTAACTATTGTTCATTCCATTGCAGTTACTGGCAGTTTCAGCTAGACAATAATCATGAGTCTTGCTTGTCTTGTATGCCATGGCATGAACAGCCCCTCACACTCTCTTAGAAGCTACTCGGTGTCGAGTTCAGAGGAGGACAACCGATGTGGAGCTGTTGTTTCCTGCTTAACTCGGAGAGTAACGCCGGCTGGATCTGCTAGTGTTGGGACATCAAAGGTGACCCCCTTTCCATCCATAGCGGCTGGTCAAGGCACCGAGGGCACTCCTCGCCTTCAACGAAGCCGTGCTGTGTCCAGGGACCTTGTCAGAGACTGGAACTTTGATGAAGCCGTCGTTGCAAACTAGATTAGGCGTCAGCTGTTCCCAATTGGATTCTGCACTCTTACTTATTCAGGAGACTCCATCAATTTGGTGTACATTTTTTTGCTAGTATACTCTATGTCCATCAGTACTTTTCAGTTGGGACTCTATCGGTCTATGCTCACTTCTCATGAGCAGTTTGTGGCTTGGTAACATATGAAGGCCAACCTGTGTAGATCGAATAAATTTTAGGGTATTTTTCCTATTTCTAAAAGTGGATATGCTATCCTGTACTTCCTGTATATTATGAAATATCTAATTTCCTATAATTGCTGGGAAAATGGCCACTGGGATTTTCATGCGTTGCAGTTGGCATTTCTTTGCCACATGATAACGCTGCAGTGGTCAATTGTATCAGCTATTTCTCTTGTGCACAAAACTTGCGTAAAAATTCATTAGCATGCTATATTTTTGTTGATAAAATGCTGAAAAGGCAGGATGTTAAGTACTTCTCCATAAATGATTTACAAGGCCTTTTCCACCCAAATCAGTGAACATCAATTATTTCCCATCTTAGGTTGTCGAAACAACATATTATTTTCATTTCTGACCTGCAGGTAAAGACAATTACATTACACCAAATGAAAAGTTTGAAACAAAGCAAATCACTCGCAAGTTTGCAACCAAAAAAATGGTGAACTATCTGTTGTACAACAATGGCATGCTTCCTATTTTCCCAATGGGCATGCTTTTAATATAATGCTGGTGAAAATGCCTTCAGCACGCTATTTTCATTGAACCGCGGCAGGGGCCTTGAGCAGAGCCATTGCGTCTTTTATCTTCTCCATCGCAGATTGTAGCGTTGACAGTGCAGCAGCATAGGAGATACGAACACCCTTGTCATCTCCAAATGCATCTCCGGGGACAAGCGCGACCTGTGATGCAAGAGAAAACACCTTAGATACCCACCTACCCATTGATCTTGTTTATGTCGATGACGCACTCGAAATGGCTGTAACCGTCACCTGTGCTTTCTCTAGCAGGAACATGCAGAGGGTCTCAGAATCCTTGATGGTGCCAAAACCCTCTACCTCAGACCCGTAGTAGGAGCTGAAGTCGATGAACAAATAGAAAGCACCCTGAAAATTGCGAAGCTTAGCTACGTTCCTGATATAGATATGTCACATAGTCGCAACTAGCATCGTAGTCGAGAGGCTTACCTGAGGTTCTGATATTTTTACTCCTGGCAGTTCCCTGAAACTACTTACAAGGTAATCCCGGCGCTCCTGGAATGCTTTGACCATGGTTGCAACTGCTTCACCGCCGGCATAACCAAGGTTCAAGGCTGCAAGCCCTGCCTTCTGTGATATACTACTGGCACCAGATGTGTACTGCGTAGTAAAAAACACACTATTATCAGGACAAATAAAAAAAACTCAAGACTGGAGATATGTGAGCCAATTTCTACAACACCATCGGGAACTGTCATCATTGGGGATCGAAATAAGTTCTGCAAGACTATGATTCTTATCTTTATATTAATTACAGTAGTAAAGATGGTGGTACTGGACCTAATGGTGGCTGCTGTTTAAATAATTTAGAGACTCAGGGTTGCACTCTACTACCAGTAGATTCGGCACTTTCGGGTACAGTGTTGCTGAATTAAGGATGTAAACACAAACTCAGGATCTCTGGTGAGCTGGGCCTACCTTTCCAACCACCagcaaagaaaaaaaagggagTGATAACTAAAATAGGGAATTAGGAAGTTGCAACATTCTATAGCAGATAGCACAAAATGATTCAGATGAAagaaaagagagacaaatacccacCTGGCTTTGGATCTTTCCACAAGCTGAGACAAAATGTTTAGGGGCAGCTAAGTATCCAAGTCGCCAGCCAGTCATAGCAAAAGCCTATAAAAATTTTGTTCAGTAAATATCAAGATATTCCAACTTGAGCTAGACCATGCATATCTAGAGAACATGGACATCTGTTTCTTCAGTTATCAAGTCTTACGTGAAAGAACACCTAAATTTATACTCCCTCCTCTTCTTTATGCAAGGCATATTTTGATTACTCAAATCCAAGCATtgactaatactccctccgtccggaaatacttgtcatcaaattgaataaaaggggatgtatctagacgtattttagttatagatacagccctttttatccattttgatgacaagtattttcgaaggGAGGGAGTACTTGATCTAATAATATGTGGGTTACGTTCCACAAAATTGGTATTTATTGCATTCATCATCACAAAGAGAGAATAAAATAAAAACAACCATGTTACCTTAGAAAACCCATTTACAGTTAATGTTCTGTCATACATTCCAGGTAATGCAGCAAAGCTTGTGTGTTTAGCAGGATGATAGATAATATGCTCATAGATCTCATCAGATAGAAcctgcaaaaattgttaaaagcaCGATGCATCAACAATAGTGATGAACTGCTGACGCAAAAGATCTTGAATAATCTGAATAACATACAAAAGGTCAAAGTGCAGACCAGGAGCCTAGGATACTTCTTGACTATAGCAGCAATCTCCTCAAGCAGCTCCCTGGGATACACAGAGCCTGTTGGATTAGATGGAGAGCATAGAATCAAGAGCCTTGATTTTTCAGTGATCACTGAGGCAAGTGACTCTGGCTTTAGCAGGAAATTGTCTGATATGCTTGTCGGGAGGATCACTGGTGTTGCACCAGCCAACCTAGCCATTTCAGGATAGCTGACCCAAAATGGTGCTGGTATCAAAACCTAAAATAAGATAAAACTCAACATTTTCAAAGAATGGGGTGCAAATCAATGCAGTGCTAAGAATAGTAAGATGATATAATTATATGGCTTGTTTACTCCAGATTAAGCTAAAAATATCTGCAGTTCAAATAAGAAAAATCAAGCAATCATTTAGGCTTGTAACCTGCAGGGATATTTTCTAAAATAGAAGGTTAGTTTTTTAGATAATGGAAGAGAAGCGTCCCCTGCCCCTGCATCCGAAGAGACACACAGCCCAAAATTATTACAAAGCTCTTACGATATCAAggaaccaaaaggaagcgacaaactACATACAGTGTGAAAAAACAGAAATTTATAAGAGTGCACATTTAGTGATGCCGCTTTCGTCCATACATAAAATATTACTATTACATTGGTAAGGGCATTTTATCTAAATGGTTCTGTAGAGATAGGATCACACGAACAGTAAGGAGACACAATAATGACAAGGCATGGAAGACCCAAACAATATTTGCAGTTTAACAAAAAAGAACGAAGCAATCCGCTAACTTTTATGGACTGGGAACAACAAAATGACTACAGGATAAGCACTTGGTGCTGCTATTTTCATGGTATTACTaggctagtactccctccgatcgatATTAATTGTCGCTGCTTTAGTACAACTTCGGAGGGAGTATGAAATATATTTCTCCTAAAAAATTGCGGTGTACAGAGGTGATAACTTTACCTCATCACCAGGTGAGCAAACAGCAAGAACAGCTTGTGTAATGCACTGTTTAGCTCCATTGCTCACTAGCACCTGATCTGGGCTGTAGGTTAGACCATTCTCCTCTGCATATCGATAACCAAACAACAAGGAAGTCAATTAGACTACTTATCCGATCTGAATATTCTGCAAACGAGAAATTCATCCAGGCGCACGCACCCTGAAGCTTGTTGCAGATAGCTTTCCTCAGCTCCATAGTCCCTGCATTAGGTGTGTACCTAGTAGACCCATCCCTGATTGCATTTATCCCAGCCTGGGCAAAAATCAAAATTCAAATGCTGAATCCAATTTTACTACTCTCAAGTCTACTACTGTATTATATAAGAGGAAAACTGGATTCAGGATGCATTAAATTTTGCTATGCCGGCTGGTAAAACTGGATTCATAATGCGTTAAATTTTGCTACTCCGGCTGGCAAAATTTAAATGCTGAATCCAATTTTCCTACTCTGAAGTCTACTATCATATATATGTATAATAGGAAAATGATAGTACAACAACAGCAGGCGTGCCTGCAGAATGCATTACTCTGAAGTCTACTGTATTAAGCTTCAATGATACAAAGGAGAATTTGAAGCGAACTAACAAAAAAAAAAATTGTCGCTCAACACAGTTAATCTGACTGGTAATTTGACTGCTATCATTCGCGATCCAAGTCATGTCGCTAAGATCCAAATCATTCCGCGATCCAGGCACCAGGAACGGAGGACAGTTACTTGATTTCCTCCCCCTTTCCcattgcaaaaataaataaataacaagaaaCGGCGGTCACCTCGGCGATCACCGCCGGCGTGTCGAAGTCGGGCTCCCCAGCGGCGAGTCCGATGACGGGCACCCCGGCCTGCCGCAGCGCGCTGGCCATGTCGGTGATGGCCATGGTCTTGGACGGCCGCAGCGCGCTCACCCGCGGGCTGATGGACGTGTCCACCGCCTCCGCCCTCACCGCCGCCATCCTGAACTTCCCCGTGGACGCCCTGCAACCAGAGAAGCACGCAAAATCAAATCTTTACCCCCAACGGCAGCGGACAGATCAATCAAGACAGGCAGAGCTGCGGAGGGGCCGCCGCGACTCACCTGGAGAAGGAGAGGGAGCCTGCGCCCGGGGAGGGCTTGGTGGGGAGGGTGAAagacgaggagggggaggaggaggaaggggtggcGAGGGAGGAGAACGCCATTGGAGCTGTCTGTTTACCTTGCTGGTGCGTGAAGTTGCAGGTTCTTCAGGTTATATTTTGGGGGGGCGGCGAGGGGAAGGTGGGGGTGGTGGTAGgtgggcggcgaccggagttttGCAGGCTTGCTGCTGCTTGGGTTGGCTGCTGTCAAAAAGAAAAGATGGTTGTTGGCTGCACAACGTGATCAATGACGAAAATGATACAGGATGAATTCACTTTGGGAATGTAGTGAAAATCACATTTCTAAGTCTCAAAACTTAGGAAAGAAATCGTACATAGTTTCAAAACTTAGGGAAAATGCATGTATAAAGGTATTGCGTGGAAATTATACCTAATTTCATTAAAAAGATACTATGATCATTTTTGACATGTGTAAAGATGAGAAAATGTGGAAGCTACAGTACTTGTGACTACAAATTCCTCTTTTTTGCATTTTTGCACATGCCGTAATGGGTGAGTTTCTACCCAATACACGAACTATTTGCAAAAAATAAGCATACAATTTTTTTCCACTAAGTTCTAAAAATGGGTTCATATGTACCCCAAATTCTTAAAATTCAGACTAGATTAATGACAGACATGTAAGCTTAGTGGCCCACGGTGTAGTCGTAAGATCTCCTTCATGATACATTTCACGATCTTTGTAAGCGTATTTAGCATCGAGGTTTTTTTGTATAACCTAAATTGTTTTGGGAAACCGAGTAATTAGTTGTTTCGTTATCTCATAATCAGTTTTTTTTGTGGGGATCTCATAATCAGTTTGAAATGTACATATTCTTCGTTGAGGAACACATGAGACGAAATGTGAGAGAACAATTGTTGGTTCAATTTATTGTTATCTACCTTGTTTATGAATAGATCAATATAGTTGTCTAAATTATTAGTGCAAAGCTTAAAAAAATAAAGTACACCAAACAACACTCTTAAGATTTTTGTCTAAACCTCGGTGTAACTTTGTGTTGCAAAGTTAGGTTGAAGCAACATGTGTGTAGATGTAATGTGGATCCGAAAACTCAACAAGAGACTTATCGAGACACCTTCCTCGTTCCCTCCACCCCTTCTCTCCACCTACCACGCCTTCGTTGGCGGTGAGTTGGGTGAGGGTTTGGGGGTTCTTAGTGGGTGGTTTTTTTTGCTCTTCATGGTAGTTTGGGATGTTTTTTTTCGTTTGTTTGGGTATTCCCTCCTCTCCTCTGTTTGAAGCTTTTTTGCCAAAACTACCATGGTTCATGTTGTTTTCGAATCCACTAGATACCTTTCTCCATCTCCCTTGGCGGCTATGTTTTATTCGAGAATACCTTCACTGGCATGCTTCTAGTGTTTTAGGTATGAGTTTTCTAGATCAAGTTTTCTAGTGTATTGAATGAGTTAATGGGGACTCAGAGTATAGTTTTTAATTCTTTGTTTGGCCTTCTCCATCTCTTTTGGGTGATCCTCTTATTTTTATCTTTTTCCCATGCACCAAATCAAAGTCAGCTCTTGCTTGTTCCAGGTTGGTATCTTCTACCCGATCTAGGGCTTATTCCTCTAATTTTTGTTGGTAGAATCCATCCGGAGACTTTAGCAGCCAAGCAGTTCCATGCTCCTTGAGTTGTCGCAGCTTGCATTTGGGTGGATATGGTTCTTGGCGTCATCCATTTGTTGGTGTAACTTTGTGTTGCAAAGCTAGGTTGAAGCAACAGATGTGTAGATGTAATGTGGATCCGAAAACTCAACAAGAGACTTTTCGAGACCCCTTCCTCGTTCCCTCCACCCACCCCGCCTTCGTTGGCGTTGAGTTGGGTGAGGGTTTGGGGGTTCTTAGTGGGTGGTTTTTTCGCTCTTCATGGCAGTTTGAgatgtttttgttggggaacgtagtaataattcaaaattttcctacatctcaccaagatcaatctaggagatactagcaactagAGAGAGAGAcagggggagtgcatcttcatacccttgaagatcgctaagcggaagcgttacaagaacgcggttgatggagtcgtactcgcggtgattcaaatcgcgaaAGATCTGATCTAGCGtcgaacggatggcgcctccgcgttcaacacacgtacagcccggagacgtctcctccttgatccagcaaggggagaggagaagttgagagagaactccgacaacacgacggtgtggtggtggtggagctcgtggttctccagcagggctttgccaagcactatggaggaggaggagatgtatgaggagggaggggttgcgccaggggaaggggtgcggctgccctctctctccctcactatatataggggaaggggagagggggccgccccctctagatggatatagaggaggggcggcggctaggggaAACCCTATatgggtttgggtgcccccaccccctaggaaactttgccccccaagccgggaggggcggctgccctaggggtggcgcccccacctctccaggttacctcAGATGGGGTGGAAGGGTGCACAACccattagtgggctggtgtgccccctccccttggcccataaggccccccaacacttgtcggggcctccgaaactcaTTTCGGTCACACTGGTCATCACTCGGTACccctggaacaattccggactccaatacccttcgtccaatataccgatcttcacctacgGACTATTAcggagttcctcgtcacatccaggatctcatccgggactccgaacagccttcggtaaccacatactattcccattacaactgtagcgtcaccaaaccttaagtgtgtagaccctacgggttcgggcaccatgcagacatgaccgagatacctctcc encodes:
- the LOC119345263 gene encoding uncharacterized protein LOC119345263 is translated as MSLACLVCHGMNSPSHSLRSYSVSSSEEDNRCGAVVSCLTRRVTPAGSASVGTSKVTPFPSIAAGQGTEGTPRLQRSRAVSRDLVRDWNFDEAVVAN
- the LOC119345275 gene encoding bifunctional aspartate aminotransferase and glutamate/aspartate-prephenate aminotransferase-like isoform X2, with protein sequence MAAVRAEAVDTSISPRVSALRPSKTMAITDMASALRQAGVPVIGLAAGEPDFDTPAVIAEAGINAIRDGSTRYTPNAGTMELRKAICNKLQEENGLTYSPDQVLVSNGAKQCITQAVLAVCSPGDEVLIPAPFWVSYPEMARLAGATPVILPTSISDNFLLKPESLASVITEKSRLLILCSPSNPTGSVYPRELLEEIAAIVKKYPRLLVLSDEIYEHIIYHPAKHTSFAALPGMYDRTLTVNGFSKAFAMTGWRLGYLAAPKHFVSACGKIQSQYTSGASSISQKAGLAALNLGYAGGEAVATMVKAFQERRDYLVSSFRELPGVKISEPQGAFYLFIDFSSYYGSEVEGFGTIKDSETLCMFLLEKAQVALVPGDAFGDDKGVRISYAAALSTLQSAMEKIKDAMALLKAPAAVQ
- the LOC119345275 gene encoding bifunctional aspartate aminotransferase and glutamate/aspartate-prephenate aminotransferase-like isoform X1, encoding MAFSSLATPSSSSPSSSFTLPTKPSPGAGSLSFSRASTGKFRMAAVRAEAVDTSISPRVSALRPSKTMAITDMASALRQAGVPVIGLAAGEPDFDTPAVIAEAGINAIRDGSTRYTPNAGTMELRKAICNKLQEENGLTYSPDQVLVSNGAKQCITQAVLAVCSPGDEVLIPAPFWVSYPEMARLAGATPVILPTSISDNFLLKPESLASVITEKSRLLILCSPSNPTGSVYPRELLEEIAAIVKKYPRLLVLSDEIYEHIIYHPAKHTSFAALPGMYDRTLTVNGFSKAFAMTGWRLGYLAAPKHFVSACGKIQSQYTSGASSISQKAGLAALNLGYAGGEAVATMVKAFQERRDYLVSSFRELPGVKISEPQGAFYLFIDFSSYYGSEVEGFGTIKDSETLCMFLLEKAQVALVPGDAFGDDKGVRISYAAALSTLQSAMEKIKDAMALLKAPAAVQ